From Candidatus Brocadiaceae bacterium, the proteins below share one genomic window:
- a CDS encoding lysophospholipid acyltransferase family protein, with the protein MKKLKFLLVGILGSWLIRVLAYTIRIEDMPRGFNAKVKGVRGVFTVWHCMMLLLASVGRNSNIQILISRHSDGEYIAQVARRLGLGVVRGSTTRGGSGAVKALVDRIREGCSVAITPDGPRGPRCIVQPGSIYVSQKTGLPIIPVALGLSRFWTLPSWDKFRIPKPFSRALVVYGDPIYIPSVMTDEEMERYRLLVETHMKDMAEKADRLVRKRQTNFHSS; encoded by the coding sequence ATGAAAAAACTGAAATTCTTGCTTGTGGGCATACTGGGTTCCTGGCTGATCAGGGTCCTGGCCTATACGATTCGTATTGAGGATATGCCGAGAGGGTTTAATGCGAAGGTGAAAGGGGTTCGAGGTGTCTTTACTGTGTGGCATTGTATGATGCTTCTGCTTGCGAGTGTGGGCCGTAACAGTAATATTCAGATTCTCATCAGCCGGCATTCCGATGGAGAATACATTGCTCAGGTTGCCAGGAGACTTGGTCTGGGAGTTGTGCGGGGATCAACGACAAGGGGTGGGTCGGGGGCGGTAAAGGCACTGGTGGACAGGATTCGGGAAGGGTGTTCTGTTGCGATTACTCCGGACGGGCCGCGTGGTCCCCGATGTATCGTTCAGCCGGGAAGTATTTATGTCAGTCAAAAAACCGGATTGCCGATCATTCCGGTTGCACTTGGTTTGTCTCGTTTCTGGACACTTCCGAGTTGGGATAAATTTCGCATACCAAAGCCATTTTCAAGGGCACTGGTCGTCTATGGCGATCCGATATATATACCTTCCGTGATGACAGATGAAGAGATGGAACGATATCGGCTTTTGGTGGAAACTCATATGAAAGACATGGCGGAAAAGGCAGACCGTTTAGTGAGGAAAAGGCAAACAAATTTTCATTCTTCCTGA
- a CDS encoding hydroxylamine oxidoreductase, with protein MFGFFGKPLSKVVGATFAIAGATLLTCAMERGAMAEGPTFQDVASSVFGQAVGPDNDGTLYVFGLTAHYTQPEYVQGRGPYKSFLKMIPSIRWYDPEHYWTNGSQTEGEFKNEECVLCHTVQTPTIVNDWKKSSHGNKDLRRGIGIKKDGKPVEDLVGCGDCHGNNHQDLKMPTYKLCNDCHPKETSEHRAGGLGSHTHAYTVNVLEFSWHVGKPAEEVAGCAYCHAIAENRCSGCHTRHIFDPGEARKPTACRVCHMGIDHDEWAMYNTSIHGALYEAESSTMDWSKKIKKGNYRVPACAYCHMQNGDHNPQRFGTIYSDMGMFQVDRGAPKHKAKRDAWIKLCQDCHSPRFAKDKLEEMDAGINLSFTKWREAAAVIVGCFLDGVVDPMPEGSPPDWYGHYTFSLLPGGDPRFYATSNLERLGLEMICYLTGNVYKAYAHMSMYNQTYGNGSAFEQDRKLVEIKTEAAKLRRFAAIEKKIGLEHKSEAFWQHGEYLDLLPGWIRKPGDVDQEWVKRTDIPHRANADFDIKPHH; from the coding sequence ATGTTTGGATTTTTTGGAAAACCATTGTCTAAAGTGGTAGGGGCGACATTCGCGATAGCCGGGGCAACGTTGCTTACCTGTGCAATGGAGCGTGGCGCTATGGCTGAAGGGCCGACATTTCAGGATGTAGCTTCCTCGGTGTTTGGTCAGGCTGTAGGTCCGGATAACGATGGAACTCTCTACGTGTTTGGACTGACAGCTCATTATACGCAACCTGAATATGTTCAGGGAAGAGGACCATATAAGTCATTTTTAAAGATGATACCTTCTATCCGCTGGTATGATCCTGAGCACTATTGGACGAACGGAAGTCAGACTGAAGGTGAGTTCAAGAATGAGGAGTGTGTTCTTTGTCATACCGTTCAGACTCCGACCATTGTGAACGATTGGAAGAAGAGTTCTCATGGTAATAAGGATCTAAGAAGGGGTATTGGAATAAAGAAGGATGGAAAGCCGGTTGAGGATTTGGTTGGCTGTGGGGATTGCCATGGTAACAATCACCAGGACCTCAAAATGCCCACCTACAAGCTTTGTAACGATTGTCATCCAAAAGAGACTTCTGAGCATAGGGCTGGTGGTTTAGGATCTCATACCCATGCATATACCGTAAACGTATTGGAATTTTCATGGCATGTTGGAAAACCCGCGGAAGAGGTTGCCGGTTGCGCATACTGTCATGCCATAGCGGAAAACAGGTGTTCCGGTTGTCATACAAGGCATATTTTTGATCCAGGTGAAGCAAGGAAGCCAACCGCATGCAGGGTCTGTCACATGGGTATCGATCATGATGAATGGGCTATGTATAATACTTCCATTCATGGTGCATTGTATGAAGCAGAAAGCTCTACCATGGATTGGAGCAAGAAGATAAAGAAAGGGAATTACAGGGTTCCTGCCTGTGCTTATTGCCATATGCAGAATGGTGACCACAACCCGCAAAGGTTCGGGACGATCTACAGTGATATGGGTATGTTTCAGGTTGACCGTGGCGCGCCGAAGCACAAAGCCAAGAGAGACGCCTGGATTAAGCTCTGTCAGGATTGTCACTCACCAAGGTTTGCCAAAGACAAGCTGGAAGAAATGGATGCCGGTATTAACCTGAGCTTCACGAAGTGGAGAGAAGCAGCAGCTGTTATCGTTGGTTGTTTCTTGGATGGCGTTGTTGATCCGATGCCGGAAGGTTCACCTCCTGACTGGTATGGGCATTACACCTTCAGCTTGCTGCCTGGTGGTGATCCGAGGTTCTACGCTACTTCCAATTTAGAGCGTCTGGGTCTGGAAATGATTTGCTACTTAACAGGAAATGTTTATAAGGCTTATGCCCATATGTCCATGTACAACCAGACCTATGGAAACGGAAGTGCCTTTGAACAGGACAGAAAGCTGGTTGAAATCAAGACTGAGGCTGCCAAGCTGAGAAGATTTGCCGCTATTGAGAAGAAGATCGGTTTGGAGCACAAATCTGAGGCATTCTGGCAACATGGTGAATACTTGGACCTGCTTCCGGGCTGGATAAGGAAGCCGGGAGACGTAGATCAGGAATGGGTCAAGAGGACCGATATTCCTCACCGTGCGAATGCAGACTTTGATATCAAGCCACATCATTAA
- the trpB gene encoding tryptophan synthase subunit beta, translating to MGTTGLKSKELKNRGLSESKGSADTKGRFGRFGGKFVPETIMPALDELEEAYYCAKNDPDFNAELEYYLKEYVGRPSTLYYAERLTKKLGGAKIYLKREDLNHTGAHKINNTIGQILLAKRMGKKRIIAETGAGQHGVATATAAAMFGIECDVYMGEEDMRRQALNVFRMKLLGAKVIPVSSGSKTLKDATNEAFRDWMSSVRHTHYILGSVVGPHPYPTMVRDFQVVIGKEAKNQILEKEQRLPDYLIACVGGGSNSMGLFHPFIDDKEVKMIGVEAGGYGPGVGQHASTLSSGKIGVLHGSASYVLQDEDGQTLPAHSISAGLDYPGVGPEHSYLKDIGRAEYVSVTDDEAVNAFQECARLEGIIPALEASHAIAYTMKFAPRLGTDKLIIICLSGSGDKDSLEIAGKLGYKI from the coding sequence ATGGGAACTACAGGCTTAAAATCAAAGGAATTGAAAAACAGAGGATTGTCCGAATCGAAGGGTTCGGCTGATACGAAGGGGCGTTTTGGGCGTTTTGGGGGGAAATTTGTTCCTGAGACAATTATGCCTGCTCTGGATGAATTAGAAGAGGCGTATTATTGCGCAAAAAATGACCCTGATTTTAACGCTGAACTTGAATATTACTTAAAAGAATATGTGGGGCGTCCTTCAACACTGTATTATGCGGAACGATTGACAAAAAAGCTTGGGGGTGCAAAGATCTATTTAAAGAGGGAAGATCTGAATCACACGGGAGCACATAAGATAAACAATACTATCGGTCAGATCTTATTGGCTAAAAGAATGGGAAAAAAGAGGATTATTGCCGAAACAGGGGCCGGCCAGCATGGGGTTGCCACGGCTACGGCTGCGGCTATGTTTGGTATAGAGTGCGATGTCTATATGGGAGAAGAAGATATGAGGCGTCAGGCCTTGAATGTCTTCAGAATGAAGTTACTGGGTGCAAAGGTGATTCCCGTTTCAAGTGGTTCAAAGACCCTGAAAGATGCGACAAACGAGGCGTTTCGGGACTGGATGTCATCGGTAAGGCATACCCATTACATACTGGGTTCAGTTGTCGGGCCTCACCCTTATCCTACCATGGTGAGAGATTTTCAGGTGGTGATTGGTAAGGAAGCAAAAAATCAAATCTTGGAAAAAGAGCAAAGATTGCCGGATTATTTAATTGCCTGTGTGGGCGGCGGTAGTAATTCGATGGGATTGTTTCACCCATTTATTGATGATAAAGAGGTAAAAATGATTGGTGTAGAGGCGGGAGGCTACGGACCAGGGGTTGGCCAACACGCTTCAACACTTTCCAGTGGTAAAATTGGTGTTCTCCACGGGAGCGCCAGCTACGTGCTACAGGATGAAGATGGTCAGACTTTGCCTGCCCATTCGATATCTGCAGGTTTGGATTATCCGGGCGTTGGTCCGGAACATAGCTATTTGAAAGATATTGGAAGGGCTGAATATGTTTCAGTTACCGATGATGAGGCGGTAAATGCTTTTCAGGAATGTGCACGGTTGGAAGGGATAATTCCCGCACTGGAAGCATCTCATGCCATTGCGTACACAATGAAGTTTGCTCCGAGACTCGGTACGGACAAGTTAATCATAATTTGCCTGTCTGGTAGCGGGGATAAAGATTCCTTGGAAATTGCAGGAAAACTTGGTTATAAGATCTAA
- the trpA gene encoding tryptophan synthase subunit alpha → MVMNRVDKKFQELKQQKKAAFIPFITAGDPDLSTTRELILELEKKGADIIELGIPFSDPIADGPVIQASYNRALSRGVKVAQILAMVSSLRKESEIPIVAMVSYSIVFKGGGQAFIEKAREAGLDGFTIPDLPVEENDELFKIAKLKDFKLVCFVAPTTTDQRMAFIAQNSQGFLYYISVVGITGTRVRLPDDLVQNINKLRQMTKVPIAVGFGVSTPEHVEMVGKVADGVIVGSAIIKEIEKYANKPAGELVRLVGELVGKLVSA, encoded by the coding sequence ATGGTAATGAACAGGGTTGATAAGAAATTTCAGGAATTAAAACAACAAAAAAAGGCGGCTTTCATACCCTTTATTACCGCAGGAGATCCGGACTTAAGCACAACGAGGGAATTGATTTTAGAGCTTGAAAAAAAAGGGGCTGATATTATTGAGCTTGGTATCCCGTTTTCCGATCCCATTGCAGATGGTCCCGTGATTCAAGCCTCTTACAACAGGGCTTTGTCCAGAGGTGTTAAGGTAGCGCAGATATTAGCTATGGTTTCATCGCTTCGCAAGGAATCTGAAATTCCAATCGTTGCGATGGTGTCTTATAGTATTGTGTTTAAAGGAGGAGGGCAGGCATTTATAGAAAAGGCCCGCGAAGCAGGGTTGGATGGGTTTACGATACCTGACCTGCCGGTAGAAGAGAATGACGAGCTTTTCAAGATTGCAAAGTTAAAGGATTTTAAACTCGTCTGTTTTGTTGCGCCAACCACAACAGATCAGCGGATGGCCTTTATAGCACAAAATTCACAAGGATTTTTATACTATATTTCTGTTGTTGGGATAACAGGCACAAGAGTTCGATTGCCAGATGATCTTGTTCAAAATATCAATAAGCTAAGACAGATGACAAAGGTTCCCATTGCGGTTGGTTTTGGCGTTTCCACACCGGAACACGTAGAAATGGTCGGAAAGGTTGCGGATGGTGTAATTGTGGGTAGTGCTATCATCAAAGAAATTGAAAAATACGCAAATAAACCTGCTGGAGAACTGGTGAGGCTCGTAGGCGAGTTGGTGGGGAAGTTGGTTTCTGCGTGA
- a CDS encoding hydrazine oxidoreductase HzoA: MRNFLKVTLASAVIGCGIMGGVSSLTVKEAQAVEIITHWVPHEVYGMPGEPDNNGKVFFSGLKAKYMGYPKDAQRSPYPGKYSKFWRTLPAYRYYIPDYTYNRDEVRPSNPIKGTFQLQQCIACHSVMTPGIVRDYQKSAHSKAEPAPTGCDTCHGNNHQKLTMPSSKACGTAECHETQYSESQQGGIGSHASCSSFAQVECAWSIERPPGDTAGCTFCHTSSEERCSTCHQRHQFDPAVARRSEQCKTCHWGKDHRDWEAYDIGLHGVVYQVNKNDPKNFDFSKKLADADYVGPTCQYCHMRGGHHNVQRFTTVYTSMGMSMADRGAPIWNEKRDRWASVCDDCHSPRFGRENLQAMDEAVKDAGLKYRETFKVAEDLLLDGVLDPMPKDLCPDWSGQHLWSLKIGAYHDGEAYGGKTGESGEFRMSNVTDVERLCFESVGYFQTYIFKGMAHGSWNDATYSDGSFGMDRWLVNVKQNASRARRLAAIEKKVGINWVPESFWQTGEWLDQLTGPYIVKNHPGKTIFDLCPDPGWLDTHHAPAEEVEYIERKLKELGMTAGKHDAHHEHDEGHDPAARSMRLPPEH; encoded by the coding sequence ATGCGTAATTTTTTGAAAGTAACGTTAGCATCAGCCGTTATTGGCTGCGGTATCATGGGTGGGGTCTCCAGTCTGACGGTTAAGGAAGCGCAGGCTGTGGAAATTATTACCCACTGGGTGCCACATGAAGTATACGGTATGCCAGGCGAGCCGGACAACAACGGTAAGGTGTTCTTTTCCGGTTTGAAGGCGAAGTATATGGGGTATCCGAAGGATGCCCAGAGATCTCCGTATCCGGGAAAGTACAGCAAGTTTTGGAGAACTTTACCTGCATATCGTTATTACATTCCGGACTATACCTACAACAGGGATGAGGTAAGGCCTTCCAACCCGATCAAGGGTACGTTCCAGTTGCAACAGTGTATAGCCTGTCACTCCGTTATGACCCCTGGTATCGTAAGGGATTATCAGAAGAGTGCTCATTCAAAAGCAGAACCAGCTCCGACCGGTTGTGATACCTGCCATGGTAACAACCACCAGAAGCTGACGATGCCGTCATCAAAGGCCTGTGGTACTGCAGAATGTCACGAAACGCAGTACAGCGAGTCACAGCAAGGTGGCATCGGTTCTCATGCTTCCTGTTCAAGTTTTGCTCAGGTAGAATGCGCATGGTCGATCGAAAGGCCGCCGGGTGATACGGCTGGTTGTACGTTCTGTCACACAAGTTCTGAAGAGAGATGCAGCACCTGTCACCAGAGGCATCAGTTTGATCCCGCGGTTGCAAGGCGTTCAGAGCAGTGTAAGACCTGTCACTGGGGCAAGGACCACAGGGACTGGGAAGCTTACGATATCGGTCTCCATGGGGTAGTATACCAGGTAAACAAGAACGATCCGAAGAACTTTGATTTCTCCAAGAAGTTGGCGGATGCCGACTACGTTGGACCAACCTGTCAGTATTGTCACATGAGGGGTGGTCACCACAACGTGCAGAGATTCACGACGGTGTATACCAGTATGGGTATGTCGATGGCCGACCGTGGAGCTCCGATTTGGAATGAAAAGAGGGACCGTTGGGCTTCTGTATGTGACGATTGCCACTCACCAAGGTTCGGACGTGAGAACTTACAGGCAATGGATGAAGCAGTTAAGGATGCCGGATTGAAGTATCGTGAGACATTTAAGGTTGCGGAAGATCTCCTTTTGGATGGTGTTTTGGATCCAATGCCGAAAGATCTCTGTCCTGACTGGTCAGGTCAGCATCTCTGGAGTTTGAAGATCGGCGCTTATCATGATGGTGAGGCTTACGGTGGAAAGACCGGTGAATCTGGTGAGTTCAGAATGTCAAACGTTACGGATGTTGAGCGTCTGTGTTTTGAGAGTGTCGGATACTTCCAGACCTATATCTTCAAGGGTATGGCTCACGGTTCATGGAACGATGCTACCTATTCAGACGGATCATTTGGTATGGACCGTTGGCTGGTAAACGTGAAGCAGAACGCATCACGCGCAAGAAGGCTGGCTGCGATCGAGAAGAAGGTTGGTATTAATTGGGTGCCGGAGAGTTTCTGGCAAACGGGTGAATGGCTTGATCAGTTGACAGGCCCATACATCGTGAAGAATCACCCGGGCAAGACCATCTTCGATCTTTGTCCTGATCCAGGTTGGTTGGATACGCACCATGCGCCTGCTGAAGAGGTTGAGTACATTGAAAGAAAGCTGAAAGAGTTGGGCATGACTGCCGGTAAACATGATGCGCATCATGAGCATGATGAAGGACATGATCCAGCAGCGAGGTCTATGAGATTACCGCCCGAACATTAA
- a CDS encoding tetratricopeptide repeat protein produces METSRYSYCFFLALLLALPLACGKTESHLETAKVLTREKSFDEALVEYSKAIESDKESAEAYYGRGMVYFEQEKLEEAARDFRKAIDIKTDFLDAHKMLAKTFTEIGAPPDQFTQRLIRIQEEPDNAMSYVDMGVFQHKLEQDLDAIENYKRALELDPKNSYILYNLGVGYLDMGLYEDAEAIFKESLEIEPDYDKAHYNLAFSYHKQGRIDETIKELNTTLEVNPQYSDCYVVFGLISLREKKFEEAIGHYNKALEINPDNLEARYQRAIVFALQQRYDEALAENMAILEKDPKFANAAYNIGVIYHRTDRLDKAMEWYNKLIWKIDKLYEDAYYNRAQLYSMKEDHSKAYNDYMIYCKINKFKTGLDPAVVYNEDEIKEMFLSDVPTLEGQKDLEVDLKTN; encoded by the coding sequence ATGGAAACGAGCAGATATTCTTATTGTTTTTTTTTAGCACTTTTACTTGCTTTGCCACTTGCTTGTGGAAAGACGGAGAGCCATCTTGAAACGGCGAAAGTATTAACACGAGAGAAGAGCTTTGATGAGGCGCTCGTTGAATATTCAAAGGCCATTGAATCAGACAAAGAATCAGCAGAGGCCTATTATGGCAGAGGAATGGTGTATTTTGAACAGGAAAAACTGGAAGAGGCGGCCCGTGATTTTCGAAAGGCAATAGATATTAAAACGGACTTTCTTGATGCGCATAAGATGCTGGCAAAAACCTTCACAGAAATCGGTGCACCGCCGGATCAGTTTACTCAGCGGCTCATACGCATTCAAGAGGAACCTGACAATGCCATGAGCTATGTAGACATGGGTGTTTTTCAGCATAAACTGGAACAGGACCTTGACGCCATTGAAAATTATAAACGTGCACTGGAGCTTGATCCGAAAAATTCCTACATCTTGTACAATCTTGGTGTAGGGTATCTGGATATGGGATTGTATGAAGACGCAGAGGCCATTTTTAAGGAGTCTTTAGAAATTGAACCTGACTATGACAAGGCGCACTACAATCTTGCCTTTTCCTATCATAAACAGGGGAGAATTGATGAGACGATAAAGGAACTCAACACAACGCTGGAGGTGAATCCACAGTATTCTGATTGTTATGTTGTCTTTGGCCTCATCAGTTTGAGGGAAAAAAAGTTTGAAGAAGCCATAGGTCACTATAATAAGGCGTTGGAGATTAATCCCGATAATCTGGAGGCCCGGTATCAGAGGGCGATTGTTTTTGCCCTGCAGCAGAGGTACGATGAAGCCCTGGCGGAAAATATGGCCATATTGGAAAAAGATCCAAAGTTTGCCAATGCCGCTTACAATATAGGTGTAATTTACCACAGGACTGACCGTCTTGACAAGGCAATGGAGTGGTATAATAAACTAATTTGGAAGATTGATAAACTCTACGAGGATGCCTATTATAACAGGGCACAACTCTATTCCATGAAAGAGGACCACAGTAAGGCGTATAATGATTACATGATTTACTGCAAGATTAACAAATTTAAGACGGGACTTGATCCTGCAGTGGTATATAATGAAGATGAAATTAAAGAGATGTTCCTGAGTGATGTGCCGACACTGGAGGGACAGAAAGATCTGGAAGTTGACTTAAAAACAAATTGA
- a CDS encoding tetratricopeptide repeat protein, translating into MDQVEDAIEAYNEAISCNAKPIAPHYSLGKLYLKNDHAEETIEEFTKVTQP; encoded by the coding sequence ATGGATCAGGTGGAAGATGCCATAGAGGCTTACAATGAGGCAATCAGTTGTAATGCAAAGCCCATTGCGCCCCACTATTCTTTAGGAAAACTTTATTTAAAAAACGATCATGCAGAGGAGACCATTGAAGAATTTACTAAGGTAACTCAGCCTTGA
- a CDS encoding SUMF1/EgtB/PvdO family nonheme iron enzyme, whose amino-acid sequence MKIAYYFIFPMTIITFFFNGLLAEENNDKGINNFSEKKFVEGEGNSIKNKRCPECERIYPGDINFCSIDGAQLIEYTYEKLMCPTCKETAEQGEKFCKNDGTLLVQILPEDDTLQEIPQETITIEQINEALSHIKEGNRLRGMGKDSDLEKALTEYKKAAKLNPYNPTPHFQMGGIYWKLGKKNMALAHLDKCRNLLEAQPPEVKQERIFQKTLEDVLVYIYNLEKGMPTELLNQRRKLSMKARDERMKKALEENREKWNEMVLVPAGKFPMGAAPGEFIPEETPQHIVYLDAYYIDKYEVTNAQYWEFLQYMKETGDHSKCYPGEPKEKDHTPGTPHTGWEYSYFDFPDYPVSRIDWYDAYAYAAWAGKRLPTEAEWEKAARGPDGRRFPWGNVWDPQRCNVGKDASLSVGSFPQGKSVYGCLDIVGSLSEWANDWYHPQYYQKSPSVNPKGPDYSTGSRIVKGGSLYAPYAHKMRCSVRIFAKPEDRNKSIGFRCAKDMESKAETTEKR is encoded by the coding sequence TTGAAGATCGCATATTATTTCATTTTCCCCATGACAATCATCACGTTTTTTTTCAACGGTTTGCTCGCAGAGGAAAACAATGATAAAGGGATTAATAATTTTTCTGAAAAAAAATTTGTAGAAGGAGAGGGCAATAGTATTAAAAACAAGCGTTGTCCTGAGTGTGAGAGAATTTATCCGGGAGACATCAATTTTTGCAGCATTGACGGCGCTCAGCTCATCGAATACACGTATGAAAAACTCATGTGCCCAACATGTAAAGAAACGGCGGAGCAAGGGGAAAAATTCTGTAAAAACGACGGCACTCTCCTTGTTCAAATACTCCCCGAGGATGACACCCTTCAGGAAATACCACAAGAAACTATAACAATTGAACAGATAAATGAGGCCTTGTCACATATTAAAGAGGGAAACCGTTTACGGGGTATGGGAAAAGACAGTGATCTGGAAAAAGCCTTAACTGAATACAAAAAAGCAGCGAAATTAAATCCTTACAATCCAACGCCCCATTTTCAGATGGGTGGTATCTATTGGAAATTGGGCAAAAAAAACATGGCTCTTGCTCATCTCGATAAATGCAGAAATTTACTGGAGGCACAGCCACCTGAAGTCAAACAGGAACGAATATTTCAAAAAACTCTGGAGGATGTCCTCGTTTATATTTATAACCTGGAAAAAGGAATGCCAACAGAACTGCTCAACCAACGAAGAAAACTCTCGATGAAAGCAAGAGACGAAAGGATGAAAAAGGCATTAGAAGAAAATCGTGAAAAATGGAATGAAATGGTATTGGTGCCTGCCGGAAAATTTCCTATGGGTGCTGCTCCAGGAGAATTTATTCCTGAAGAAACACCTCAACACATTGTGTATCTGGATGCATACTATATTGACAAGTATGAGGTCACAAACGCCCAATATTGGGAATTTCTCCAATATATGAAAGAAACCGGAGACCATAGCAAATGTTACCCGGGTGAACCAAAGGAGAAAGATCACACACCGGGAACTCCCCACACTGGCTGGGAGTATTCATACTTCGATTTTCCTGATTACCCTGTATCCAGAATCGACTGGTATGATGCCTACGCTTACGCTGCGTGGGCAGGTAAACGCTTACCGACAGAAGCTGAATGGGAAAAAGCGGCCAGAGGTCCCGATGGACGCAGGTTTCCCTGGGGAAATGTATGGGACCCTCAACGTTGCAATGTTGGAAAAGATGCTTCGTTAAGCGTTGGAAGTTTTCCGCAAGGGAAATCCGTGTATGGATGCCTGGATATTGTCGGGAGTCTTTCTGAATGGGCAAATGACTGGTATCATCCTCAATACTATCAAAAAAGCCCCAGTGTGAACCCCAAAGGTCCAGATTACAGTACTGGATCACGTATTGTAAAGGGAGGTTCCTTGTATGCCCCTTACGCACATAAAATGAGATGCTCTGTAAGGATATTCGCAAAACCTGAAGACAGAAACAAGAGTATTGGTTTTCGGTGCGCAAAAGACATGGAATCAAAGGCAGAAACTACGGAGAAAAGATAA